The DNA sequence CGGCGACGAGCGATGGGACATCGCCCTCCGACCGACGCGCAGCACCTAGCTTCGCGAGCAACGACCCGGGGTTGTCACCGCTTCGATCGCGGCCGCGCAGCAACTCGTTATAACTGAATGTCACGACCGCGGCGAGTTCCTCGGAGCGGGGAGCCCCGGTCCAGGACAGACGCTGGAACTCACTCCGCGATGCATTGCGCATCTCCCGCGCCGCCTGCACTTGCAGTTCAGGGTCGAGGCCGCGGTTCTTGCGGATCGTCGCCATCGACAGCACGTCCTGATTGAGAACGAAGCTGAGTCGTTCGAGCGAGTTCGGCGTGAGCTCAGCCTCGTCGAGCTGGATGAGAGTGGCGAGTGAGGCGGCTTCCGACTGCGACTCGATTGGCAGGTCCACTGCAGAGAGCGATGGTTCGGGGTTGTCAGCGTAAGAGATAACGCGGCCGACGAAGTGCTTGAGCATCCGACCAGCTCGACCACGAATGTTGGAGAACGTGAAGAAGTCAATCGGCTTCCGATCGATTTTCTTGTCATAGACCACGACGTTGCGAGCGACGGTGTTCACACCCTCGATCAGAGTTGTGGTGCATACCAGCCGATCGATCTTTCCCATAGAGAACAGGCGCACCATGGCGCGTTGCAGGCTCCGTGGCATAGGGCCGGTGTGCGTGCCGACACCTCCATGGAGCGCTCTGGCGACTGACCACTCGGGATCGTAGTTGTCTCCGATCCAAGCAGCGAGGTCGATGACGAAGGAGTCCGCGGCTCCGGTCGCCAGTTCCAGCGCTATTTGGCTAGCGCGCGATGGCGAGCTGACGAAGATCAGACTCGGGCCGTCCGCGTCGCTGTTCAGAAACTTCTTCATATCGACGAGCCGGTCATCGACCTCCGATCGGTCCTCGACGTCCACCACCACAGGGCTGAAATCCGAGAGGACAAAGGACTGGGCCAGATCCTCACCAGTTCCCGCTCCGAGTGAGTCAATGTTCGGGCCCAACAGGTAGTACTGAGCGCCCGTGTTTCGGAGTTGCCGCCACGCGATGTTGAGCGTCGCGCGGCGCTTGTCGTCGGTCTCCCCATCTCCCAACTTGTAGAACTCGTCGATAACGAAGAAGTCCACATCCGGAAAGGGATCCAGCTCCAGGAATCGCTCCTGGGTGAGGACGAAGACGTTCCGGTGCCCCCTGGTCTGACTCGGGTGCGACACGACGTAATAGGACGTCCCGAGGTCGATGACGCGACGTCTGGTCTCGTCGATGAGCGCGATCGTCGGAACGATCACGACGATGTTCGCCCATCTCTCTGAGAGGAGTAGCGCGTCAAGGATCGCGGATTTGCCGAAGGATGTGGGCGCGGACAGAATCAGGCTCTCTCCGTCCATTAGCCGCTCATAGACGCGCTGCTGCTCGGAATGAAAGGTGAATCCGCGTCCGCTCAGAGAGCGCGGTGAGTGATAGGCCAGCTCCATTGCTTGCGCCTCGTCGTGCACGCCGGCAAGCGGAGACGCATAGGGGTACAAGCCCAATCGCAGAGCAAGCGAATCGACCACCGGCACCAACGGCCCCGACGCTTCGAACCTGTCCAAGAATCGGATGAACCGTTCTCTTGCCGGACGTTCGTCGTCACTCAGAAGGAGGAGATCAGAAATCTCGCGAAGCTCCCGAAATGCACTTGGCGGGGCCGGCACTAGATCCCCTGGAGTGCGCGCAGCTTCGCGTGCATGAGATCGACCAGCTTGGCCTTCGATTTGAGCGGAACCAAAATGAGACGCACCTCGACTTCCAAAGGTTTCTTCAGGCGGGACTCAAACGCTTCTAACGCCTCTGACACTTCCGCCGTCAGGGCGTCAACGTAGTCCTGGGCGACGACATCGTGCCGATCGACTGCCTCGCTGTCGTACGTGAGGAATATTGGCATGACGATCGAGTCTGAGATCTCGTCCAAGCTGCGCGACTTAGCGATAGCAGTCTTGAACGCTTTGGCATGCGGCCACTCATCATCGACTTTGCGAGTAATGAACATGAACTCCTTGCGGAGGAAGTCGCTCGCGAGATGCGATTCGATGTCAGCAAGCGCGCTCGTCATCGCGGACGTGAGCTCGCCGTAGAACTTCGCTTCTCCGAGCCAGATCCGAATCTCGCCGTCCGCATCTCCAACGAGGTGAACGCTGTCGAAACCCTTCACCACCTCGTTCGACGAATCCTCGTAGTAGATCTTGCTAACCGCCGGTTCCGCTTGGTAGAAGTCGACGAGAGCGGCGTGGAGCAGTAACTCGCCAAACTCGCCTCGCCGCTGGTACTTGTCGGTGGAGTAGACCGAAACGGCCGCATCGCGAACCGATTGCACGGCCGTCGCGCTCGAAACGCGTGCCGCCTCTGAGTACGTGAGGGCGAATGTCAGCAGGTGCCGATCGAAAATGTCCTCGACAAGATGTGCGGCGCGCCACGATCCTGCCTCGTAACCCGCGCACAAGGCATCGACAGCAATGGAGTCGGGCACGAGTCGTACCCGAAGCTGCAGAACTGGCACTCGCGTTCCCCTCACGCTTGCGGTCTCCGAACGATATCGCGAACGCGCCCCCGGTCTGCCAAGGCGGTGACTAATCCGGGCGGTCGATGTCCATCGCCAGCCCGGCGGCAACTCGGGTCCTTCCCTAGACCCGCCAAGGACTCGCTCTCGCCGCAGAGTGCTGGTACAGCAACCGCGACCTCGGGGAGCCTGATTCGCCCTATCCGCATTGCGGCTCTGTTCAGCGGCGCGGAGGTCAACTCGCCCGAAACTCCGACCGGTCGGCACGAGGTGCGGCGCACTGCGCGCAGAGCGGTCGTTTGCCGTTCGTGTATCACCCTGCCGCAAGGTGCTCGACGATGTCGGCGAGTTCAGAGACTGGTCGGCGGCCATCGAGCGTGAGTGTCGCAGTCTCGCGTAAAAGCGGTTCTACAGTTCGAACGTAGTCCCGGATCTCGTTCTGGTCCCGCAGCGAGGTTCCATACGGGTTGTCTGATCGGCGGGTCGCGCGCTCCATGAGAATCTCGACGGGCGCCGTGAGGAGAACAATGTCAGCGAACCGATCGTAGAAGCGACCCTGGTTCTCGACGGTGCCGGAGACGATCACCGTGGTCTCCGCGGCGAGAAGCGCCGACATTCGCGGTTCGTCCCAGGTCCCGTCGTCGAGCACCCAGCCGTCGAAGTCAGTGTCCACGGTCCGCAGCCCGCGACGCGCAAGCGCAGCGAGCACGGTCGATTTACCGGCCCCTGACATGCCGGTGATCAGGACATGCGCCACGAGCGCCACACTAACCAATGACGCACCTCGGACGATCGAGCGCAGCGCGATAGCCGGTCGATGAGCACACGCAGCTCGTCGGTGCTACCAGCGGGCGTCAGTATTGGCTCAGGCGAGGGTCGAGGCCGCTCAGTTCATTCCGGATCTCTTCGATGGCTGCCGGCGTGAATCTTCGCACCTGCAAATGGAGAATCGCGTCGGCCGCGATCTCGCTGACGCCGAAAGCTTCGATCACCGCTGACCGTGCTGCCGCGGCATCGCCGTCGACGCTGGCGCAGACCTGCAACAGCTCACCAGCGCGCTCGAGGACGAGGAGGTAAGCACGCAGGATCTCTCGACGTGCAAGCAGATTGTCGCGGTCTTCGTCCATGGCGCCACCGTAGCGAGCTTCGGTCATCGTCAAGAGGCGTGGACAGCGCCTGCAGTCATGGGATTGGCGCTGTACTCGGTTTGCTGTCGGGTCATGATGAGCAGTCGTGGATGATGCGGTCGATCCAGTGATGTCGCGGGAGCGCGGAGATGGCCGCAGCGTCGAACCAGCCGACCTCGACAAGCTCATCGGCGTCCAGGGTGGTGTTGCCTGTCGGGAGCGAGCACTCGTAGGCGACGGTGACGTAGGCGACTCGGTCGCCGTTGGGG is a window from the Microbacterium lacus genome containing:
- a CDS encoding DEAD/DEAH box helicase, with translation MELAYHSPRSLSGRGFTFHSEQQRVYERLMDGESLILSAPTSFGKSAILDALLLSERWANIVVIVPTIALIDETRRRVIDLGTSYYVVSHPSQTRGHRNVFVLTQERFLELDPFPDVDFFVIDEFYKLGDGETDDKRRATLNIAWRQLRNTGAQYYLLGPNIDSLGAGTGEDLAQSFVLSDFSPVVVDVEDRSEVDDRLVDMKKFLNSDADGPSLIFVSSPSRASQIALELATGAADSFVIDLAAWIGDNYDPEWSVARALHGGVGTHTGPMPRSLQRAMVRLFSMGKIDRLVCTTTLIEGVNTVARNVVVYDKKIDRKPIDFFTFSNIRGRAGRMLKHFVGRVISYADNPEPSLSAVDLPIESQSEAASLATLIQLDEAELTPNSLERLSFVLNQDVLSMATIRKNRGLDPELQVQAAREMRNASRSEFQRLSWTGAPRSEELAAVVTFSYNELLRGRDRSGDNPGSLLAKLGAARRSEGDVPSLVAAAMPFIRPGQTRSDVVDDVLSFQRNWMGFKLPSAIRATATIQNEVSKVRGEPAANYEFAIRQIESLFLPPFIAELEDYGLPIPVGVKLSSLGLRGDTIEDVVAKLMAMSTNQGVLAALTRVERWFLSDVAKGLVNEKVTSTSSS
- a CDS encoding DUF1837 domain-containing protein yields the protein MPDSIAVDALCAGYEAGSWRAAHLVEDIFDRHLLTFALTYSEAARVSSATAVQSVRDAAVSVYSTDKYQRRGEFGELLLHAALVDFYQAEPAVSKIYYEDSSNEVVKGFDSVHLVGDADGEIRIWLGEAKFYGELTSAMTSALADIESHLASDFLRKEFMFITRKVDDEWPHAKAFKTAIAKSRSLDEISDSIVMPIFLTYDSEAVDRHDVVAQDYVDALTAEVSEALEAFESRLKKPLEVEVRLILVPLKSKAKLVDLMHAKLRALQGI
- a CDS encoding AAA family ATPase, encoding MAHVLITGMSGAGKSTVLAALARRGLRTVDTDFDGWVLDDGTWDEPRMSALLAAETTVIVSGTVENQGRFYDRFADIVLLTAPVEILMERATRRSDNPYGTSLRDQNEIRDYVRTVEPLLRETATLTLDGRRPVSELADIVEHLAAG